The Acetobacter sp. DNA window TGATCGCCTGTGGCGCGATGACCCCGGAGTTGCTGGAGAAGGAAATCGCGGCGACGCAGAGCCTGACCAGCAAACCCTTCGGCGTGAATCTCATCACCATGCATCCGCAGCTTGATGAACTGGTTCAGGTCTGTCTCAGGGCCGGTGTGGGACATATCGTTCTGGCTGGCGGCATTCCACCGTCAGCCGCGATCCGCGCCGCCAAGGATGGTGGCGCAAGGGTCATCGCTTTCTCCCCGGCGCTCGTTCTGGCCAAGCGTCTCATGCGCATGGGGGTGGATGCGCTGGTGATTGAGGGAGCGGAAGCGGGCGGTCATGTCGGTCCCGTGTCTCTGACTGTGCTGGCTCAGGAAATCCTGCCGCACATTACCGAGGTTCCGGTCTTCGTGGCCGGTGGCATTGCCCGTGGTGATGCGATTGTCGGTTTTCTGGAGCAGGGTGCGGCAGGCGCGCAGTTGGGAACGCGCTTTGCTGCGGCGGAGGAGAGCATCGCTCACCCGCGTTTCAAGGAGGCGTTCATCCGGGCCGCGGCTCGTGACGCAACGACTTCCGTTCAGCTTGATCCCCGTTTCCCGGTCATCCCGGTTCGTGGTCTGGCGAATGAGGGGAGCAAGAACTTCCTCGCGCATCAGGCCGAGACGCTTCGACGGTTTCAGGCGGAAGAACTGACCAAGGAAGAGGCCCAGCTTGAGATCGAGCATTTCTGGGCTGGCGCCTTGCGTCGCGCCGTGATTGACGGTGATGTCGAAACAGGCTCGGTCATGGCCGGACAGTCGGTTGGTATGGTAAAGACCGTCCAGTCGGTGAAGGACATCATTGAAGAGCTTGTCCAGCAGGCTGTCGGCGCTCTGGCTCAGCGGAGCGCCCGTCGAGGAGAGTGAATGAGCGTGGAGACCTCGAAGCGAATCGAGGAAGACACAATGGGGAGGAATGAACCGCAGGACACTGCGCAGAGCCCTGATCAGAATCCTGATCAGACTGCGGAGGCATCCCGTGCGTGGTCTGTTCCGCTGCCCGATTTTCATTCTCTTGGCGTGGGGCACGCGCTGAGAATACGTCGGGAAACGCTTGGCTGGTCGCTCCCCGATGTCGCGGCGTGGCTCTGCATCAAACAGTCCTATCTCGAAGCTCTGGAGCAGGACCGCGCGGACAGTATTCCCGCTGGCGCCTATGCGCTCGGTTTTCTGCGCACCTACGCTTCGGCTCTGGGATTCCCCGCCGAAGCAATGGCCTCCCGCTTCAAGCGCGAAGTCCATAATGTCGCGAAAAAGCCCGAACTGACCTTCCTGACTCCCGCGCCGGAACGGACGGTTCCGGCGAGCGCCTTCGTGCTGGCCGGACTGTTCGTCGTCATGCTGGCATATGTCGGCTGGTATGCGATGGGTGGCCATGAACCGATGCGTCTGGAGAAAATTCCGTCCGTTGCCAGTGTGATGCCGGGCGTGAACAATCCCGCCGCGCCTTCACCGCAAATTGCGACGGTGATGCCCGACGCCGCACCTTCGGTCCTGAACGGCAGCGTAACTCCGCCTGCTCCGGCGACGCATCCTGACGTATCCAGCCATGTCAGCACGGATGATTTTGCAAAAGCAGTGACCATGCCGCCGCCGGAGCAGCCTGCCGGATACGGTGTGGTAGGGCCGGTATCGCCAGACAGCGGGACGGCTGAAAGCGGTCATGCCTCACCGGAAACGCCCGTTCCATTGAAGGCCGCGCAGATCAGGGCCACGGCCAAAAGCTGGATTCAGGTGAAAGCCGATGATGGCAGGATCATCTATGATCACATCATGGAGCCTGAGGAGAGTTGGGAGTTCCCCAGAGAAGGGGCTCCGTTCACACTGACGGTTGGAAATGCGGGGGGCGTGATTCTGGCTGTGGGTGATGTGACGACCCAGCCATTGGGGCGCGATGGAGCCGTCAGGCGTAATATCCTCGTCACCGAAGCGGCGATCCGGGATGGAAGCGTCACCGGTCTGACGTTGAAAGCGACCGACGGCACGGCTATGCCTGCTCCCGCGCATGATGATATCCCGGCAGAAGACAGCGCCCCGATTCCCCTTCCGCCGCCGCCTGTGGTAAAGCCACGGGTGTTGCGTCCGAAATCAGCGGTTTCGGAAAGCGGGGAGCTTTCCGCGGATGATCTGAACGCACGCCAGTTGAAGACTATGGGTGATCCTCGCTGATGCGCCCCGCATGGAATGCTCTGCCTTTTATCGCCACGGGTTGCGGTGTGCACTCTAGGCAGGGCTTGCGCTCTGGCTTTCGGGTGACAAATTTGGCAGGAAGACCCGAAGACGAATACCGAGGTATGTTTTTCAGCCTCGACCTTCATCCCGACAGGAGGATTGAACGATGAGTGGCTACAGGCCCTATCAGTATATTGAACGCCGCAAGTCGCGTCAGATTCACGTCGGCAAGGTCGCTGTTGGTGGTGATGCGCCGATTTCGGTCCAGACGATGACCAATACTCTGACCAGTGATGCTCAGGCGACGATCGAACAGATTCGTCGCGCAGAGCTGGCTGGCGTGGACATCGTGCGCGTTTCCTGCCCCGATGAGGAAAGCACGGCTGCCCTGCACGAGATCGTGCGCGAAGTGAATGTCCCCATCGTTGCGGATATCCACTTCCACTACAAACGCGCCATCGAAGCTGCGAAAGCGGGTGCGGCCTGTCTGCGTATCAATCCGGGCAACATCGGCAGTGCCGAGCGTGTCCGTGAGGTTGTGAACGCCGCGAAGGATTATAACTGCTCCATCCGCATCGGCGTGAACGCCGGTTCGCTTGAGAAGCATCTGCTCGAGAAATATGGCGAGCCTAACCCTGACGCGCTGGTTGAAAGCGCTCTGGAACACGCCAAGATCCTTGAGGATCATGACTTCCACGAGTTCAAGATCAGCGTGAAGGCGTCGGACGTCTTTCTGGCGGTAGCGGCCTATCAGCAGCTTGCCGATGCGTGCGACCACCCGCTGCATATCGGCATCACCGAGGCCGGCAGCCGCCGCGCTGGAACGGTGAAGTCCTCCATCGGTCTTGGAAACCTGCTGTGGGCCGGTGTGGGCGACACGATGCGCGTTTCCCTTTCGGCTGAGCCGGAAGAGGAAGTGCTGGTGGGCTGGGATATCCTGAAATCCCTCGGCCTGCGTCATCGCGGTGTGAAGATCATTTCCTGCCCGTCCTGTGCCCGTCAGGGTTTCAACGTCATCCAGACGGTGCAGACGCTGGAAGACCGCCTCGCGCACATCAAGACGCCGCTGACGCTGTCCATCATCGGTTGCGTGGTGAACGGTCCGGGTGAAGCGCTGATGACCGATCTCGGCGTGACAGGTGGTGGTTCAGGCCGTCACATGGTCTATTCTGCAGGCAAGCAGGATCATACGGTGCCCGGTGATTCGATGATCGAGCACATTGTCGGTCTTGTTGAAGATCGCGTGTCGAAGATCGAGGCCGAGGAAGCCAGGGAAAAAGCGGAAGGCATTGCCCTGCCGCTGCCTGACCTCGCCAGCGCGAAATAAAATAATCAGGTCCCGGAGGTTTCTGCCTTCGGGACAGTCTATGAGAGACCCAGTCGCGGCCATCAGGCATTTTCGTCTGATGGCCCGCTGGCGTCCTGAGTCAATTTGCCGGAGTCCTGTCCTTATGAGCGCCATCAGACCCGTTCGCGGTACCCATGATCTGATTGGAGAGGACCAGCGTCGTCACGCCCATGTCGTTGAGACGGCCCGGCGCGTCACGGCCCTGTATGGCTTCGAGGAATGGGTGACGCCTGTTTTTGAGGAAACAGGCGTTTTCTCCCGCTCTCTCGGCGACACGTCGGATGTCGTTTCCAAGGAAATGTACACCTTCGAGGATCGCGGCGGGGATTCCCTGACGCTTCGCCCTGAAGGAACGGCTGCCATCTGCCGGGCGCTTGTCACCAACGGCCTGACACAGTCGCTGCCGCAGAAGGCGTTCTATACGGGGCCGATGTTCCGCTATGAGCGTCCACAGAAGGGGCGCTACCGCCAGTTTCATCAGATTGGCGCGGAACTGATCGGTCCCGGTGAACCGATCGCGGACGCGGAAGCCATCGCCATGGGGCGCGACGTTCTGGCCGCGCTCGGCATTATGGAGAACGTCGTTCTTGAACTGAACACTCTTGGTGATGCGGAAAGCCGTGCCGCCTGGCGCGAAGGGCTGGTGGCCTATTTTTCAGACTTCCGTGATCGCCTTTCCGAAGACAGCCGTAACCGTCTGGAGCGCAATCCTCTGCGCATCCTTGACAGCAAGGCGCCGGAAGATCGTGAACTGGTCGCGGATGCGCCGATGCTGGAGTCCTTCCTGAACGATGCATCCCGTCGTTTCTGGGATGATCTGCGTGAGGGGCTCCGGATGTTTGGTGTCGCCTACACCGAAAATCCCCGTATCGTGCGTGGTCTCGATTATTACAGCCACACGGCGTTCGAGTTCGTAACGACCAACCTCGGCACACAGGGCACTGTCCTCGCGGGCGGGCGTTATGATGGTCTCGTGTCGGAAATGGGTGGGCCGCAGACACCGGCCATCGGTTGGGCGGGCGGTATCGAGCGTCTGGCCATGCTTCTTGAAGCCACACCGTCCGTGCAGCAGCCTGTCGCAGTGATCCCGGTTGGGGATGGGGCGCAGGAAACTGCCGTTCGGGCGTTGTCCGAACTGCGTGCAGGCGGTGTCCGGGCTGAGATGGCCTATCGCGGCAATCTGAAAAAACGCATGGAGCGCGCCAACAAGACCAACGCGTCCCATGTTGTGATTATTGGCGAGACCGAAGTGGCTGGCGGAACGGTGCAGCTTCGTAACCTTGCGACCGGCCTGCAGACTGAAGTGGCGGCGTCCGGACTGGTTCAGGCGATCAGGCAGCAGCCGGGGGAAGCTGGCGCGTGAACCTTGACGACCGACTTGACCGTATCGTTGCCCGGAGTGAGGAACTTGAGGCGCTTCTGGCGAGCGGCGTAACGGGAGAGGATTTTACTCGAGCCTCCCGTGAATATGGGGAAATCGAGCCGCTGGTGGCGCGGGTCAACGCCCTGCGCGCCGTGCAGGCTGAAGAGCAGGACCTGAGGCAGCTTCTCGATGATCCGGAAATGAAGGCGCTGGCGGAAAGCGAACTTCATGAGGTGAAAGATCGTATCGCGGGGCTCCAGCAGGATGTCCGTCTGGCGATGCTGCCGAAGGATGCTGCTGACGAACGCAGCGCCATCCTTGAAATACGGCCCGCTGCGGGAGGCGACGAGGCGGCGCTGTTCGCGTCCGAGCTGTTTGGCGCGTATCGGCGTTATGCTGATCTGCGCGGCTGGAAGTTCGAGGTGATGGAATATGACGAAAGCGAGCTTGGCGGCCTGCGTGAGGGCATTGCGACCATCAGTGGGAAGGGCGTTTTTGCGCGTCTGAAATATGAATCCGGCGTTCATCGTGTCCAGCGTGTTCCGGCCACGGAAAGTCAGGGGCGTATCCACACTTCCACCATCACCGTTGCGGTTCTGCCTGAGGCGGAAGAGGTCGATGTGCAGATTGATGAAAAAGATCTGCGTATCGATGTTTACCGGGCATCCGGAGCGGGCGGGCAGCATGTCAACAAGACGGAAAGTGCTGTGCGTATAACGCATCTGCCGACTGGTGTCGTTGTGGCGATGCAGGAAGAGAAAAGCCAGCACAAGAACCGTGCGAAGGCGATGAAGATATTGCGGGCGCGTCTTTACGAACAGCAGCGCGTCAGCCTTCACGAGTCCCGTGCCGCCGATCGGAAATCTCAGGTGGGGACAGGGGATCGTTCCGAGCGGATACGGACCTATAATTTTCCTCAGGGTCGCGTGACTGACCACCGCATCGGCCTGACGCTTCACAAGATTGATCGTGTGATGCTGGGTGAATTTGACGAGATTGTTGACACACTGATTCAGGAAGATCAGGCTGCCCAGCTCGCCGCGGCAGGACTGTAATTCTATGAAATCTTTATCAATTGGATGATGATAGAGAATTTTAACCAAAAGATAACTGTGAGGGCTCTAGCATCCTGCTGTTGAGATTCATAAAGCAGGTTGGTTTCATTGCTATATTTTTTGTGCACTCCGGCAGTGCAGTCGCAAAAGAAACCCGGTTGTTTTTATCCTCCCCTTAAGCTCAAGGCAGCCTTTCGGAACGGAATACACCTGTCTTCCCGGCTGGTCAGCATCTTGCTTGCTGCTCTCATTGGTTTTTCCGGGCTTCACGCGGTTCCAGCGTTGTCGCAGACCGTACGTTTCTTTAACGGGCAGAGTGGGCTTTCTGATACGTCCCGAAGTCTCTTTGCGCAAAATTCTGACGGCTTTTTTTATATTGGCAATAAAACGGGATTGTATGTCAGTTCCGGCGGTGAATTCACACGTGTCGACAAGCCTGACGGGTCTCCTTTCAAGGATATAGAAGCTATTGCCGGGGGTGCCGATGGCAGCATCCTGATTGCTGCCGATAAAGAATTATGGCTGAAAAGTAGAACAGGTTTTGAAAAAATACCGTTCAGGTTCGATGGCAGGATTTCTCTTGCTGCCGATGGGATGGATTTTATTATCCTGTCAGGGGAGGGGCCAGCCCGAAATGGTGGTATCTGGCGACTGTACCGGCATCAGAAAGCGGACACTGCATTTGTATCTCTTGTGAAAGATCATGCGGACAGTCTGGTTCCATCGACAAATCCTCTGAA harbors:
- the hisS gene encoding histidine--tRNA ligase; protein product: MSAIRPVRGTHDLIGEDQRRHAHVVETARRVTALYGFEEWVTPVFEETGVFSRSLGDTSDVVSKEMYTFEDRGGDSLTLRPEGTAAICRALVTNGLTQSLPQKAFYTGPMFRYERPQKGRYRQFHQIGAELIGPGEPIADAEAIAMGRDVLAALGIMENVVLELNTLGDAESRAAWREGLVAYFSDFRDRLSEDSRNRLERNPLRILDSKAPEDRELVADAPMLESFLNDASRRFWDDLREGLRMFGVAYTENPRIVRGLDYYSHTAFEFVTTNLGTQGTVLAGGRYDGLVSEMGGPQTPAIGWAGGIERLAMLLEATPSVQQPVAVIPVGDGAQETAVRALSELRAGGVRAEMAYRGNLKKRMERANKTNASHVVIIGETEVAGGTVQLRNLATGLQTEVAASGLVQAIRQQPGEAGA
- the ispG gene encoding flavodoxin-dependent (E)-4-hydroxy-3-methylbut-2-enyl-diphosphate synthase — protein: MSGYRPYQYIERRKSRQIHVGKVAVGGDAPISVQTMTNTLTSDAQATIEQIRRAELAGVDIVRVSCPDEESTAALHEIVREVNVPIVADIHFHYKRAIEAAKAGAACLRINPGNIGSAERVREVVNAAKDYNCSIRIGVNAGSLEKHLLEKYGEPNPDALVESALEHAKILEDHDFHEFKISVKASDVFLAVAAYQQLADACDHPLHIGITEAGSRRAGTVKSSIGLGNLLWAGVGDTMRVSLSAEPEEEVLVGWDILKSLGLRHRGVKIISCPSCARQGFNVIQTVQTLEDRLAHIKTPLTLSIIGCVVNGPGEALMTDLGVTGGGSGRHMVYSAGKQDHTVPGDSMIEHIVGLVEDRVSKIEAEEAREKAEGIALPLPDLASAK
- a CDS encoding NAD(P)H-dependent flavin oxidoreductase, with translation MKAARRELDHLWSRGAAFLGTEYAILGGAMSWVSERNLVAAISNAGGFGVIACGAMTPELLEKEIAATQSLTSKPFGVNLITMHPQLDELVQVCLRAGVGHIVLAGGIPPSAAIRAAKDGGARVIAFSPALVLAKRLMRMGVDALVIEGAEAGGHVGPVSLTVLAQEILPHITEVPVFVAGGIARGDAIVGFLEQGAAGAQLGTRFAAAEESIAHPRFKEAFIRAAARDATTSVQLDPRFPVIPVRGLANEGSKNFLAHQAETLRRFQAEELTKEEAQLEIEHFWAGALRRAVIDGDVETGSVMAGQSVGMVKTVQSVKDIIEELVQQAVGALAQRSARRGE
- a CDS encoding helix-turn-helix domain-containing protein, whose amino-acid sequence is MSVETSKRIEEDTMGRNEPQDTAQSPDQNPDQTAEASRAWSVPLPDFHSLGVGHALRIRRETLGWSLPDVAAWLCIKQSYLEALEQDRADSIPAGAYALGFLRTYASALGFPAEAMASRFKREVHNVAKKPELTFLTPAPERTVPASAFVLAGLFVVMLAYVGWYAMGGHEPMRLEKIPSVASVMPGVNNPAAPSPQIATVMPDAAPSVLNGSVTPPAPATHPDVSSHVSTDDFAKAVTMPPPEQPAGYGVVGPVSPDSGTAESGHASPETPVPLKAAQIRATAKSWIQVKADDGRIIYDHIMEPEESWEFPREGAPFTLTVGNAGGVILAVGDVTTQPLGRDGAVRRNILVTEAAIRDGSVTGLTLKATDGTAMPAPAHDDIPAEDSAPIPLPPPPVVKPRVLRPKSAVSESGELSADDLNARQLKTMGDPR
- the prfA gene encoding peptide chain release factor 1, yielding MNLDDRLDRIVARSEELEALLASGVTGEDFTRASREYGEIEPLVARVNALRAVQAEEQDLRQLLDDPEMKALAESELHEVKDRIAGLQQDVRLAMLPKDAADERSAILEIRPAAGGDEAALFASELFGAYRRYADLRGWKFEVMEYDESELGGLREGIATISGKGVFARLKYESGVHRVQRVPATESQGRIHTSTITVAVLPEAEEVDVQIDEKDLRIDVYRASGAGGQHVNKTESAVRITHLPTGVVVAMQEEKSQHKNRAKAMKILRARLYEQQRVSLHESRAADRKSQVGTGDRSERIRTYNFPQGRVTDHRIGLTLHKIDRVMLGEFDEIVDTLIQEDQAAQLAAAGL